The following DNA comes from Anopheles arabiensis isolate DONGOLA chromosome 3, AaraD3, whole genome shotgun sequence.
TTCTGGAGTCAAACCCCTGAAAAGAAATCAATGATGTTTTAGTCAAATCATGATTCAAACACGATCCTGCACGTACCATCAGCAAAATGTAGAACATCATCAGACACCATATCAGGCTGCAAAACGTGAGCTGAAATAGAAGCGATAGATTGAGAGCTTCCTGCAAATATTGTGCGCACAACAAGGTGTCCCGATGCGACTTGATGACGACGCTTAGCTGTGCCTGCGAGATGTTATCTTTTAGTTCGCGAATCTGCATGGCCGTCGTTTGGAATAGTAAGCAAGTGGTCTTGATGACGGCCACATCCATTATGTCCTTGATACACAGAGAACCGGCGGATGTGATCGTTAGCAGACAGATAACGATCGTATAAAATGAAAAGTGCAGCAGATTGAAGCGAATGTTCAGGTAGTAGAGGCTTGAAACGATAAAAAAGGGGTTTCAATAAACAGTAGATACTGTAATGTTAAACCTCACACGCACTTCATCTCGCTGGAAATGATAAACTCTTCCGGTTCGGTCGTCTTGTTGCGCTGGTTGCGTACGTACACAACGGTCGATGCTATCGGTGGCATCGCACAGTACAGAACGTACGcaattgtaaaatatttgcagCAAGTCACAGAAAGTTTGTTGATTTTGGCATTCGATTTGATCACAaattgatcgatcgattcCGAGTACTGTTTGTTTATGCAGGTTTGAAGCAAATCCACCAGCCGATACAAATAACTGCGTCTAAAATACAGGCCCAAAATTTGGGAGTAAAGGTACGAGACAAAAGCGAGCTCGGAGCCCAACCGAAGCAACATTATCGTATCGTCGATCTGTACCAAGACGCGTGGTATTATACTAAACACGagataaaacacacactgaaCCCAGTAGAGAAGCTTCAGCTTTTGGTCACGCCCCAGACCGAACAGCTTCAGCAGCCGGCAACCGATCGGGACGACTTCACGGGGATCGTCAATCTGGAATAGCTTCATGCTGTGTTGCACTATCGGCGAGTTGACTATTGACTTGTTTGCTGCAGCTGGACTAGTGAATCGGTTATATATAAGAAGACTGCGGGAACGATACAGCCAATACAATCCATTTTCATAATAATAGTTATTCAACAAACCAGGATGGTTTATGTTAGCCAAATATTGACTAGTGATGAGCCTGTTGTTTGAAGCACCTTCAAGTATAGAGCACATTTTTCAAGGGAAAGGAACCAGCTGGTTCCTTTGAGGGATAGTGCGAGTTGTAggttcaataaataaatcattacaACAAATGATGACAACATTGCAGTATCTTTGCATTGCTGTAACTGATCGGGTTTACGGCGATATAGTGCCGTTTGTGTGGCATGTGCATTTCAAGGGTACTTCAATAATCATAGGCTTGTCGGTAATTTTGCTTGCAGTTGTTGTGAGGTTCACTTACCTGATTATCAACAACTCATTGTCTTTGAATAGCGGTGTGGGAACTTGCAATGTGTTCTGAATGCTCGGCAGAGTcattgtgtgttgtttctctTTGGTTCTTTATTTTTACCCCAGAGCAATGATTAAAAGTAGGGAGAAATGGTTTTTGGTGTTAAAATCTAGCATAATGAAACATTCCGTACACAGATAAGCCTTAATAAATGAAGGAttgttttgaatgaaaattggCGAACAGGGATGAATATGGTTTTTATTGTTAGTAGTCTTTCGGAATAACATTGTCCAAGTTAGTGTGTCAGTAGGCTTCAACTGTGCCAAACAGCTAAAAGTAAAACCAGCGGGTTAGAGATGACGCTGACACACGCCTGTAAAAAGCGTCAAGCTAAATGAGTAAAGATTCAACGAGCATTTAATTGCAATGAATAATTTAACTGTAGGTTTTGTAGCCTGCCTGGGTGGATAGAGTTGAGCCTCGGTGCTTTGGTGAATGCCTCGAATGACGAAGGAGTTGGCTAATGTATGAGCCATTGGCAACACAGGCACGATACGCGTTATGAGCCGTTCTTTTTCTCACTCTCCAGAGAAACATTCTTTGTGAATGCTCCGCTCCGCTTTCGGATAGCGCCCGTGCCAGGCCCAGAGGAACCCTATCCAGCGGAAAGAAACGATTACTGGGAATCGTTCCCAAACTCTCTTCCCGCTCGCTTCAGGAATGCCAAAGCGGGGAGCGGTCTAGGGGATTCGGTCTACAATGATTGCATAAATTATCCATAATGTTCGCCTTCGCCGAAGGGCGTGAAACGAGATTTCATTAAATTTCTTTGATGGGCGGTTTTTGGGAagcgagggagggagggaCGGAGCGAGTTTTGCTTTGGGAGTGTTTGAGTAATGAGAGAAATTAAAATCCCGCCCAAGGGCTTAATGTTTCAACGAAGAATTTCACGTCCAAAGGCGTAGCAAAGCCGCTCCCGAGCGAAGAGTTTTCGCATTTCTATTGAGTGATGCTTGCCGGCTTTCCTTCACTCAGTTGTGCAAGCCATTGGGGAGCTTGATGGTCTGTCATAAAGCTTTGTGTGGCAATGGTTTTCGGCAAGGATTGGttcaaacacgcacacagacacacacacacatacccactgGGAGACGCTAGTTAAAGCGAGAGCTTAAGGAACGGAGCTATAAAGATTCCACACCGGACGGGGTTGCTCACTGTTGGGGTGATCTGGTTTGTGGTCGTAAAAAATCACGACGACATCGTTCGATACTTGGCGCATACGGATTGCAGTTTCTTTGCACAAGCTGAGGGAGCGTTCGTTTGGCAAGGATTTCTTTTCCGTAGAATGACTTAATGCAGTTTAACCGTTTTAAGCTTCGTTGGTTACGGTTTGCTAAAACGGGAACAGTGCACTTTGCATGCATCTGTTTATTGTCAACCTCCAG
Coding sequences within:
- the LOC120902500 gene encoding uncharacterized protein LOC120902500, which translates into the protein MKLFQIDDPREVVPIGCRLLKLFGLGRDQKLKLLYWVQCVFYLVFSIIPRVLVQIDDTIMLLRLGSELAFVSYLYSQILGLYFRRSYLYRLVDLLQTCINKQYSESIDQFVIKSNAKINKLSVTCCKYFTIAYVLYCAMPPIASTVVYVRNQRNKTTEPEEFIISSEMNLYYLNIRFNLLHFSFYTIVICLLTITSAGSLCIKDIMDVAVIKTTCLLFQTTAMQIRELKDNISQAQLSVVIKSHRDTLLCAQYLQEALNLSLLFQLTFCSLIWCLMMFYILLMGFDSRILNVLILLLIVTIETYTYCTLGTQLTDKGEEVLMALQQLAWYDQSISIQKQLLFMIRRSQKPIILSAGKIFYANVLQFSEMVQKSYSFYLVLKNVF